From Hydra vulgaris chromosome 07, alternate assembly HydraT2T_AEP, a single genomic window includes:
- the LOC136082714 gene encoding uncharacterized protein LOC136082714: MRKLEDRNRRNNIRIDGVQENEKETWEQAGKKIQLDSKFIYDKAIIAENLNCYFPNIGPNLAEKIPSSSSSYDLYLKTYDKVMNESKLDIYELRSALDSLKNNTSAGFDQISMHVVKSVFNIIESSLYQIFDLSIKSGTVSEKLKIARVSPIFKSGDDTSTSNYRPISVLPCFSKLLELIMYNRLNIYLTINNMFNKQFGF, translated from the exons ATGAGAAAGTTAGAAGATAGAAATAGACGAAACAATATTAGAATAGACGGTGTacaagaaaatgaaaaagaaacatGGGAACAAGCTGGAAAAAAAATCCAAC tagatagtaAATTTATATACGATAAAGCAATAATTGCTGAAAATTTGAACTGCTACTTTCCTAATATTGGGCCTAACTTAGCTGAAAAAATTCCGTCAAGTTCTTCTTcatatgatttatatttaaaaacctatGATAAAGTAATGAATGAATCTAAACTAGATATTTATGAGTTGCGATCTGCTCTAGATAGTCTTAAAAACAACACTAGTGCAGGTTTTGATCAAATTAGCATGCATGTtgtaaaatcagtttttaatattatagaaTCCTCTCTATATCAGATTTTTGATCTTTCTATTAAATCAGGTACTGTttcagaaaaactaaaaattgcacgAGTCTcacctatttttaaatctggtgaTGACACAAGTACTTCAAATTATAGACCAATATCGGTTCTGCCATGCTTTTCTAAGTTACTCGAACTCATAATGTATAATAGGCTTAACATCTACTTAACGATAAACAACATGTTCAACAAGcaatttggtttttaa